The Desertibacillus haloalkaliphilus genomic interval CCGCGCCGTAATTGGCAAGATTTCACGTTAAATGTCTTAAATGGTAATAGCCTCGGCATTATCATTGCTCTGTTGCCACCTGCTTTAACAAGCCAGGTCTTATTACTTTTCGGTCAACATCCTTTGGTTCGTCTCATCACCATGATGACGAGTGTCTCACAAAGCATGTTGCCAATTATTGCTGCGTTTGCCGTCGGTTATTTCCTACGGCTCAGT includes:
- a CDS encoding PTS sugar transporter subunit IIC; this translates as MHPETLVSPRRNWQDFTLNVLNGNSLGIIIALLPPALTSQVLLLFGQHPLVRLITMMTSVSQSMLPIIAAFAVGYFLRLSTLASASIGLASVVSAGVVTINPNNTYTLAGTGAILN